In Fodinibius saliphilus, the sequence GTAGCGTGCTTAGCATTCCAGTTTTGATTAAGCTGTAGTTCCAACTTGTTAAAATATTGGTCAAATATTGATCGGGTATAGAGGCTGTCCCCCTGTTGGAAATGTAATTGCGTATCTGTGCGGTAACGGCTAAAATAGTGCGATAACTCTACTGTTGTTTTTGAACCAAGATCGAAATGCAGGGTAGGAGAAATGCTGTAATCTTCTTGCAAAGCCTCATCATCCAGTAGTGTAGGATTATCCTGCTTCCCCAGGTAATCAGTATTATGTTGCTTTTCACGATAATATCGACCCTGAAACTCCGCATCTATATGATCAGAAATCATTACCTCAGTATGGTATGAGACTGTGTAGTTCGCATATTCAGGAACAGTTTGAGAAAGGGCATTGGAGGACAGGCTGTACCCTTCAGAGCTATTGCGGTTAAAAAAGAAATCGTTTTTCCAGCCTTTTTTTTCTGTAGAAATATTCAAACCCAGGTCCATGGTTTGGTTGGTTGCATAGCGGCTATCGATCCCGAGTTCAAAGGGACGAGTTCCCTTTTGGGTAATGATATTGACAACCCCAGCCAAGGCATCACTTCCCCACAAAGCTGAAGAAGGTCCTTTAATAATTTCAACTTGTTTAATATTACCAATTGCAATCCGGTCAAGGTTAAAGGTACCAGCAGTTCGCCCAATCAGTGGCTGTCCGTCTATCATGATTTTGGTGTATTCCGAGGAAAATCCTTGTACCTGTAAGCCAGTGCCATGATTAGTAGTGAGGGTAAGGCCAGTTTGTTCAGTAAGAACAGTACTGAGGCGGTTAGTACCTAATGATTCGATCTGTTTTTTAGAAATGACGGTAACTGGTTCCGGTACTTCTTCAAGTTCACGAACGGTACGGGTAGCAGTTACTACTACGGAAGGAGACCAATAACGTTTGTGCTTAAGGTGAAATGTCAGGGGCTTTTGTTCACTGCTCAAATCGATGCTGCTGTGAATAGCTTGATAGCCTACATGGCTGATTGTGAGATCGTAAATCCCATTAGGCAGTGATGAAAAGCGGAATTTCCCGTTTTCATCAGATATAGCATGGTAATGATTACTTCCAATAATTATATGAGCATTTGCTATAGCTTGGCCTCCCTCACTGAGCACTTTTCCTGATAGGGATTGAGAATGTTGGGCATCTGCGGGAATACCGTATGCAGAGCAGATAAGAATGAGAAGTAGGCACCAGATATTTTTCATTCCAAAAACTTGAATTTTATTTAGACTGTGTTTAAATAGTGAGGCATAAATATAATTTAGAATAGTTCTAAATAAAAGAAGGCTCTCAATTTTCCATTGCAAAGAAATTAGTGGATAGAAATGAGGGGGCTTGACTAAAACAAGAAAAGGTTAATAGCTGTAAGTTATTGCTTAGCAATGGATAATAAGTATGTTAATCGTGCAAAAATATCTGAGTATAAATTTCGTGAACTGGCTCGTCTTTTTGCACTTGATTTGACGGCTACTCAAATAGCTGAACTGTCGGGATTAAATAGGAATACAGTTAATCGTTATTTAAAAGGAATTAGGTTGGGGATAGCAGATTATTGTGACTGTCAGGGACCGTTGAATAAGGCAGGTAAAGAGGGCTTTGAAGAGGGAATAAATCAGAGCGATTTTTGTGTAGGTATCTGTGAGAAGGAGGGAAATATTTATACTTGTATTATAGATAGTTATGCCTGTTTAAATGCTAAAACAGAAGTTTATTGCATGTTGGATGTTTTTGTTAACTTTTCCCGGGGTAAGCAAAAATGGTTGTTAGATCGAGATGAATTATTAAAAAAAGAACCAGCAAAAGTTAGCTGTATTTCAGGTTTTAAAGGATTTCTGAAATCCCGACTAGAAAAGTTTAAAGGGATTCATCATGAGACCTATCGACTGCATCTTAAAGAGTCAGAATTTAGGTTCAATAATCCCAAAGAAGATTTATACCTATTGATGCTTAAAATATTCAGGAATGACCCGCTTTTTTAGTCAAGACCTGAACAGCAATACAGGGCTAATAAAGAATAAGTACTGAGAGTTCAAAATTTTTAGTACTTGGGATATGGAAATCTGTGCGGCTGAATACCTGTTATAAAATACGCTCTCAGTTGTTGAATAGATATCCAAAAAAAATACACATTTGATATCCAAAAAA encodes:
- a CDS encoding TonB-dependent receptor; the protein is MKNIWCLLLILICSAYGIPADAQHSQSLSGKVLSEGGQAIANAHIIIGSNHYHAISDENGKFRFSSLPNGIYDLTISHVGYQAIHSSIDLSSEQKPLTFHLKHKRYWSPSVVVTATRTVRELEEVPEPVTVISKKQIESLGTNRLSTVLTEQTGLTLTTNHGTGLQVQGFSSEYTKIMIDGQPLIGRTAGTFNLDRIAIGNIKQVEIIKGPSSALWGSDALAGVVNIITQKGTRPFELGIDSRYATNQTMDLGLNISTEKKGWKNDFFFNRNSSEGYSLSSNALSQTVPEYANYTVSYHTEVMISDHIDAEFQGRYYREKQHNTDYLGKQDNPTLLDDEALQEDYSISPTLHFDLGSKTTVELSHYFSRYRTDTQLHFQQGDSLYTRSIFDQYFNKLELQLNQNWNAKHATTTGIGFKDEQLKAKRYAGTPVFNSYFGFIQHEWLSTDLLSIIGGLRYDAHSEYSSQFSPKLSVRFEIIDWLDLRASAGSGFKAPDFRQLFLNFTNPTVGYSVFGSSNVKEKVRLLQADGKIKQQLLPLDQLKEIKAEHSWAYNFGINLHPRKQLSLQLNFFRNNVDDLIETAPIAHKTNGQSVFSYLNLEEVYTQGIEAQLRWTPIRQLKITGGYQLLDARRKIEQSRTVQDDNGEVIEKNVVSYKPMFNRSKHSANLKIFYRWETLDINANIRGNWHGKYGLIDINGNNFVDGDEYSDSFIIWKTAISKTFNNRFTLQLGIDNLFGFTRPGNLSYLPGRKFYGKLSLQLY
- a CDS encoding helix-turn-helix transcriptional regulator encodes the protein MDNKYVNRAKISEYKFRELARLFALDLTATQIAELSGLNRNTVNRYLKGIRLGIADYCDCQGPLNKAGKEGFEEGINQSDFCVGICEKEGNIYTCIIDSYACLNAKTEVYCMLDVFVNFSRGKQKWLLDRDELLKKEPAKVSCISGFKGFLKSRLEKFKGIHHETYRLHLKESEFRFNNPKEDLYLLMLKIFRNDPLF